One stretch of Oceanipulchritudo coccoides DNA includes these proteins:
- a CDS encoding Ldh family oxidoreductase, with the protein MTEKFYVVEEPKHNALVKAAYLHRGFNEAEADAAARFSAYASKHGVRTHNALKALHLDHLFGSGSQGCQPASEIEKLESRFTSAQVWNANRKLGQAVAYEAMEACIEMADKTGVGIVSVDNAFHYLWGGGYVMDAAKRGYIAYTNCTAALAEVVPFKGKFPTLGTNPHSWGFPTTEAVGFPVVIDWATSVVAMGRVQQFAREGMPLPPDAAVDENGHPTTDAREAKYLLPFGAHKGYGLSLVNELVGALIGGGLPTVRSRWADDGEKHAPCFYFQVIHPDAVSGGAFAGGKSQAENLKDVIADILGHGNESCLLPGQIEAEAAKRSEKNGGLLFSEKEIEGFNALAAECGVQQWEINSFKTAQ; encoded by the coding sequence ATGACAGAAAAATTTTATGTAGTAGAAGAACCAAAGCACAATGCACTGGTTAAGGCTGCTTATCTGCATCGTGGATTTAATGAGGCGGAGGCAGATGCTGCAGCGCGGTTTTCGGCCTATGCCTCCAAGCACGGAGTGCGCACGCACAATGCCCTGAAAGCGCTTCATCTCGATCATCTTTTTGGAAGCGGATCACAGGGCTGCCAACCGGCATCCGAAATTGAGAAGCTGGAGAGCCGGTTCACGTCGGCACAAGTCTGGAATGCCAACCGAAAGCTCGGACAGGCCGTGGCCTATGAAGCAATGGAGGCGTGTATTGAGATGGCCGACAAGACGGGAGTAGGGATTGTCAGCGTGGACAATGCCTTTCACTACCTTTGGGGTGGGGGCTATGTAATGGATGCCGCCAAGCGTGGATATATCGCCTATACAAACTGTACAGCCGCATTGGCGGAAGTTGTTCCCTTCAAAGGCAAATTCCCAACACTTGGGACGAATCCTCACAGTTGGGGCTTTCCAACGACGGAAGCCGTTGGTTTTCCGGTTGTCATTGATTGGGCAACCTCAGTTGTAGCGATGGGGCGGGTACAGCAGTTTGCCAGGGAAGGGATGCCCCTTCCACCTGACGCGGCGGTTGATGAGAATGGCCATCCAACCACGGATGCCAGAGAAGCAAAGTACCTGCTCCCCTTTGGGGCACACAAGGGATACGGTCTGAGCTTGGTTAATGAACTAGTCGGAGCGCTCATTGGGGGCGGCTTGCCAACGGTGCGGAGCCGTTGGGCCGATGACGGTGAGAAGCATGCGCCTTGTTTCTATTTCCAGGTTATCCATCCCGATGCGGTGAGTGGAGGAGCCTTTGCGGGAGGAAAATCCCAAGCTGAAAACTTGAAGGATGTCATAGCGGACATTCTGGGCCACGGGAACGAAAGCTGTCTCCTGCCCGGTCAAATTGAAGCCGAGGCAGCAAAGCGCTCGGAGAAAAATGGAGGCCTGCTCTTTTCTGAAAAGGAGATCGAGGGCTTTAACGCGTTGGCGGCCGAGTGTGGTGTCCAACAATGGGAGATAAATTCCTTCAAAACAGCTCAATAA
- a CDS encoding phosphoglycerate dehydrogenase: protein MTTRILLTTTSFQDTPGSHHDLLKETGWEIITARGPLNEEDTLALVGDVDGYICGDDAISRKVIEKARPRLRVLSKYGIGVDKIDVEAATEMGIPVCFTPGVNHTTVAEHCFTLLLALYKNLIAEVDITREGKWKRLIGHEIMGKRIGIVGLGRIGKEVAVRAKAFGLELVGHDLYWPEAFADEYGITKAQSLEELLETCDIISLHTNLTEETRDMISSQSLARMKDGVVIINCARGELVSTSAMVQALKSGKVGGYGTDVLDEEPPAADHPLLKEPNCIVTPHIGSRTYESVVRQATASVKNLILAMNGEKPLAQVNKLDEGQGS from the coding sequence ATGACTACTCGAATATTATTAACAACGACCTCCTTCCAGGACACACCCGGATCACATCACGATCTTCTCAAGGAAACCGGGTGGGAAATCATCACGGCGCGCGGGCCCTTGAATGAAGAAGACACGCTGGCGCTGGTCGGCGATGTGGATGGATATATTTGTGGAGACGACGCCATCTCCCGCAAAGTTATTGAGAAAGCCCGTCCCCGCCTTCGCGTCTTGAGTAAATACGGAATCGGGGTGGACAAGATTGACGTGGAAGCAGCGACCGAGATGGGAATTCCGGTGTGTTTCACTCCCGGAGTCAACCACACGACGGTTGCGGAGCACTGCTTTACGTTGCTTTTAGCGCTTTATAAAAACCTCATTGCTGAAGTCGACATCACCCGCGAGGGAAAATGGAAGCGCTTGATTGGCCATGAAATAATGGGTAAGCGCATCGGGATTGTCGGACTTGGCCGAATTGGCAAGGAAGTCGCCGTACGGGCCAAGGCCTTCGGGTTGGAGTTGGTTGGGCACGACTTGTATTGGCCGGAGGCATTCGCTGATGAGTACGGAATCACCAAGGCTCAATCACTCGAGGAATTGTTAGAGACCTGCGACATCATCTCGCTGCATACAAATCTCACGGAGGAAACCCGCGACATGATTAGTTCGCAGAGTCTAGCCCGGATGAAGGACGGAGTTGTTATCATCAACTGCGCCCGGGGTGAGCTGGTCAGCACCAGTGCCATGGTTCAGGCACTCAAATCAGGCAAGGTGGGAGGCTATGGCACCGATGTCCTGGATGAAGAGCCACCTGCTGCAGACCATCCCCTGTTAAAGGAGCCCAACTGCATTGTGACTCCCCATATTGGGAGCCGTACCTATGAAAGTGTTGTTCGTCAGGCAACGGCCTCGGTCAAGAATCTTATCCTGGCAATGAACGGCGAGAAGCCGTTGGCACAGGTCAACAAGTTGGACGAGGGACAAGGATCTTAA
- a CDS encoding LacI family DNA-binding transcriptional regulator, with protein sequence MPEPTPKADTSASTVQGTAGLARHLGVSRWTISRVLNGHDGVKEETRKRVLAAVEDLGFEPNKLARGLRGVPSGLVGVSFPHLEAMVLAAKSQVIQQELKKAGYRAMFEMPEGDPDVEEAVVRHFLSINVDGIVLIGSTLEVDSPVFKEVKERGVGIVAVDPRHALPIPRVSLDRGKAMEIKLRHLHELGHKKIAVLGLSSDDMYQGIRKRGLRRAAGNLGLDFKKDLQFIDEPGYDQQNYKFGSLLARKVLEMGKGGPTALFCLNDRIAIGAMRGLQEAGKKIPQDYSIIGLDNLPETAWTNPPLTTVDQNIGKLMEKGQKALWTRDKSLKPPHYKVEPILVVRKSTGPC encoded by the coding sequence ATGCCTGAACCAACCCCGAAAGCCGACACAAGCGCCAGTACCGTTCAAGGAACGGCTGGGTTGGCGCGTCATCTGGGGGTCTCACGGTGGACCATCTCGCGAGTATTAAACGGCCACGACGGGGTGAAGGAGGAGACCCGGAAGCGTGTCCTGGCGGCGGTTGAGGATCTTGGATTTGAGCCGAACAAGCTGGCGCGGGGCTTGCGCGGAGTGCCCAGCGGTTTGGTGGGGGTGAGTTTTCCACATCTTGAGGCAATGGTGTTGGCGGCCAAGAGCCAGGTAATCCAACAGGAGTTGAAGAAGGCTGGATACCGGGCGATGTTTGAAATGCCGGAGGGGGATCCCGATGTCGAAGAAGCTGTTGTGCGGCACTTTTTATCCATCAATGTCGATGGAATTGTCCTGATTGGATCGACGCTTGAGGTGGACTCGCCGGTTTTCAAGGAAGTGAAGGAGCGGGGAGTGGGGATTGTCGCGGTGGACCCTCGCCATGCGCTACCGATTCCCCGGGTAAGTTTGGACCGCGGGAAAGCGATGGAAATCAAGCTCCGTCATCTGCATGAACTCGGGCACAAGAAGATTGCTGTTCTTGGATTGAGCAGTGACGACATGTACCAGGGTATCCGGAAACGCGGCCTTCGGCGGGCAGCTGGAAATCTGGGTCTCGATTTCAAGAAGGACCTGCAGTTTATCGATGAACCTGGATACGATCAGCAGAACTATAAATTTGGATCCCTGTTGGCGAGGAAGGTTCTTGAAATGGGAAAAGGCGGCCCAACAGCCCTGTTTTGTCTCAATGACCGGATTGCCATTGGAGCGATGAGAGGACTTCAGGAGGCAGGAAAAAAGATTCCCCAGGACTACTCAATAATCGGCTTGGACAACCTTCCCGAGACAGCCTGGACCAATCCCCCGCTGACAACCGTGGATCAGAACATCGGCAAGCTCATGGAAAAAGGACAAAAAGCGCTTTGGACAAGGGATAAATCACTCAAGCCGCCCCATTATAAAGTAGAACCTATTTTAGTTGTGCGGAAGTCAACCGGCCCATGCTGA